One window of Aphelocoma coerulescens isolate FSJ_1873_10779 chromosome 17, UR_Acoe_1.0, whole genome shotgun sequence genomic DNA carries:
- the SLC2A6 gene encoding solute carrier family 2, facilitated glucose transporter member 6 isoform X1 produces the protein MNGNSSSLRNLKRKDAVKSCSGSKPKFMEQSSSKGGNWWCLLMEGTSSSCFFLPFPWAAPASAPSAAAAAPPQPRTAMERSDREPLVRKTSSSYHTFPESTARRLDREYLRSLHNKRLYLAVFAAVLGNFSFGFALVYPSPVIPALEAHPNPALRLDQHTAPWFGSVFTLGAAAGGLSTMLLNDCLGRKLSIMFSALPSALGYALLAGAQGLWMLLLGRLLTGYAGGVTSASIPVYISEISHPGVRGMLGACPQIMAVLGSLVLYALGLVLDWRWLAVAGEVPVLAMVLLLCFMPNSPRFLLSQGKEDEALGSLCWLRGEDTDYAREYEQIKDSVRKQSRRVSCAELKDPFLYKPILIAAGMRFLQQLSGVTCILVYLQPIFKKTSVILKPEYDAALVGLVRLSSVAIAAVSMDKAGRKILLFVSAGVMLVSNLTMGLYIHFVPASHNGTVANTTLVSSANLPAEPTNYITLIPLLATMFFIMGYAMGWGPITWLLMSEILPLKARGVASGLCVVVSWLTAFTLTQFFLPAVNAFGLEVPFLFFAVISAGNILFTGCCVPETKGRSLEQIEAFFRTGRRSFLR, from the exons ATGAATGGAAATTCAAGTTCCTTAAGGAATTTGAAGAGGAAGGATGCTGTGAAATCATGTAGTGGAAGCAAGCCCAAATTCATGGAGCAAAGTTCAAGCAAGGGAGGAAACTGGTGGTGTCTGCTGATGGAGGGGACCAGCTCCAG CTGCttcttcctccccttcccctgggcagccccagcaTCCGCCCCGAGcgcagcagcagcggcaccgCCACAGCCGCGCACGGCCATGGAGCGCAGCGACCGCGAGCCCCTCGTGAGGAAAACGAGCTCTTCGTACCACACCTTCCCCGAGAGCACTGCCAGGAGGCTCGACAGGGAGTACCTGAG GAGCCTCCACAACAAGCGGCTCTACCTGGCTGTGTTTGCCGCTGTCCTGGGCAACTTCAGCTTCGGCTTCGCCCTGGTTTATCCCTCCCCCGtcatccctgccctggaggCTCATCCCAACCCTGCGCTGAGGCTGGACCAGCACACAGCGCCCTGGTTCGGG TCGGTGTTCACGctgggagcggcggcgggcgggctcAGCACGATGCTGCTCAACGACTGCCTGGGCCGCAAGCTGAGCATCATGTTCTCGGCTCTGCCCTCGGCACTGGGATACGCGCTGCTGGCCGGAGCCCAGGGCctctggatgctgctgctgggccgGCTGCTGACGGGCTACGCCGGCGGAGTGACCTCCGCCTCCATCCCG GTTTACATCTCGGAGATCTCCCACCCGGGGGTCAGGGGGATGCTGGGTGCCTGTCCCCAGatcatggcagtgctgggctcccTCGTCCTGTACGCACTGG GGCTGGTCCTGGACTGGCGCTGGCTGGCCGTGGCCGGGGAGGTGCCGGTGCTTGCCATGgtcctcctgctctgcttcatGCCCAACTCGCCCCGGTTCCTGCTCTCCCAGGGGAAGGAGGACGAGGCCCTGGGCTCCCTGTGCTGGCTGCGGGGTGAGGACACAGATTATGCCCGGGAGTACGAGCAGATCAAGGACAGCGTGAGGAAGCAG AGCCGTCGGGTTTCCTGTGCTGAGCTCAAGGACCCCTTCCTTTACAAGCCCATCCTGATCGCTGCGGGAATGAggttcctgcagcagctctcggGGGTCACCTGCATCCTCGTGTACCTGCAGCCAATATTCAAGAAAACATCGGTCATCCTG AAACCAGAGTACGACGCAGCTCTGGTTGGCCTGGTGCGTCTGTCCTCGGTGGCCATCGCTGCTGTGTCGATGGATAAAGCTGGGAGGAAGATCCTCCTTTTCGTATCAG CTGGTGTCATGTTGGTCTCCAACCTGACCATGGGGCTCTACATCCACTTCGTGCCAGCTTCTCACAATGGCACCGTGGCCAACACGACCCTGGTGAGCTCTGCCAACCTCCCTGCTGAGCCGACAAACTACATCACCCTCATCCCCCTCCTGGCAACCATGTTCTTCATCATGG GTTATGCCATGGGCTGGGGCCCCATCACTTGGCTGCTGATGTCGGAGATCCTCCCTCTCAAAGCCCGTGGGGTGGCCTCGGGCCTCTGTGTGGTTGTGAGCTGGCTGACAGCCTTCACCCTGACCCAGTTCTTCCTCCCAGCCGTG AATGCCTTCGGCCTCGAGGTGCCCTTCCTGTTCTTCGCTGTCATCAGTGCTGGGAACATCTTATTCACaggctgctgtgtccctgaaaCCAAAGGCAGGTCCCTGGAGCAGATTGAGGCCTTTTTCAGGACTGGCCGGAGGTCGTTCCTGAGGTAG
- the SLC2A6 gene encoding solute carrier family 2, facilitated glucose transporter member 6 isoform X2 has product MEQAPASAPSAAAAAPPQPRTAMERSDREPLVRKTSSSYHTFPESTARRLDREYLRSLHNKRLYLAVFAAVLGNFSFGFALVYPSPVIPALEAHPNPALRLDQHTAPWFGSVFTLGAAAGGLSTMLLNDCLGRKLSIMFSALPSALGYALLAGAQGLWMLLLGRLLTGYAGGVTSASIPVYISEISHPGVRGMLGACPQIMAVLGSLVLYALGLVLDWRWLAVAGEVPVLAMVLLLCFMPNSPRFLLSQGKEDEALGSLCWLRGEDTDYAREYEQIKDSVRKQSRRVSCAELKDPFLYKPILIAAGMRFLQQLSGVTCILVYLQPIFKKTSVILKPEYDAALVGLVRLSSVAIAAVSMDKAGRKILLFVSAGVMLVSNLTMGLYIHFVPASHNGTVANTTLVSSANLPAEPTNYITLIPLLATMFFIMGYAMGWGPITWLLMSEILPLKARGVASGLCVVVSWLTAFTLTQFFLPAVNAFGLEVPFLFFAVISAGNILFTGCCVPETKGRSLEQIEAFFRTGRRSFLR; this is encoded by the exons ATGGAACAGG ccccagcaTCCGCCCCGAGcgcagcagcagcggcaccgCCACAGCCGCGCACGGCCATGGAGCGCAGCGACCGCGAGCCCCTCGTGAGGAAAACGAGCTCTTCGTACCACACCTTCCCCGAGAGCACTGCCAGGAGGCTCGACAGGGAGTACCTGAG GAGCCTCCACAACAAGCGGCTCTACCTGGCTGTGTTTGCCGCTGTCCTGGGCAACTTCAGCTTCGGCTTCGCCCTGGTTTATCCCTCCCCCGtcatccctgccctggaggCTCATCCCAACCCTGCGCTGAGGCTGGACCAGCACACAGCGCCCTGGTTCGGG TCGGTGTTCACGctgggagcggcggcgggcgggctcAGCACGATGCTGCTCAACGACTGCCTGGGCCGCAAGCTGAGCATCATGTTCTCGGCTCTGCCCTCGGCACTGGGATACGCGCTGCTGGCCGGAGCCCAGGGCctctggatgctgctgctgggccgGCTGCTGACGGGCTACGCCGGCGGAGTGACCTCCGCCTCCATCCCG GTTTACATCTCGGAGATCTCCCACCCGGGGGTCAGGGGGATGCTGGGTGCCTGTCCCCAGatcatggcagtgctgggctcccTCGTCCTGTACGCACTGG GGCTGGTCCTGGACTGGCGCTGGCTGGCCGTGGCCGGGGAGGTGCCGGTGCTTGCCATGgtcctcctgctctgcttcatGCCCAACTCGCCCCGGTTCCTGCTCTCCCAGGGGAAGGAGGACGAGGCCCTGGGCTCCCTGTGCTGGCTGCGGGGTGAGGACACAGATTATGCCCGGGAGTACGAGCAGATCAAGGACAGCGTGAGGAAGCAG AGCCGTCGGGTTTCCTGTGCTGAGCTCAAGGACCCCTTCCTTTACAAGCCCATCCTGATCGCTGCGGGAATGAggttcctgcagcagctctcggGGGTCACCTGCATCCTCGTGTACCTGCAGCCAATATTCAAGAAAACATCGGTCATCCTG AAACCAGAGTACGACGCAGCTCTGGTTGGCCTGGTGCGTCTGTCCTCGGTGGCCATCGCTGCTGTGTCGATGGATAAAGCTGGGAGGAAGATCCTCCTTTTCGTATCAG CTGGTGTCATGTTGGTCTCCAACCTGACCATGGGGCTCTACATCCACTTCGTGCCAGCTTCTCACAATGGCACCGTGGCCAACACGACCCTGGTGAGCTCTGCCAACCTCCCTGCTGAGCCGACAAACTACATCACCCTCATCCCCCTCCTGGCAACCATGTTCTTCATCATGG GTTATGCCATGGGCTGGGGCCCCATCACTTGGCTGCTGATGTCGGAGATCCTCCCTCTCAAAGCCCGTGGGGTGGCCTCGGGCCTCTGTGTGGTTGTGAGCTGGCTGACAGCCTTCACCCTGACCCAGTTCTTCCTCCCAGCCGTG AATGCCTTCGGCCTCGAGGTGCCCTTCCTGTTCTTCGCTGTCATCAGTGCTGGGAACATCTTATTCACaggctgctgtgtccctgaaaCCAAAGGCAGGTCCCTGGAGCAGATTGAGGCCTTTTTCAGGACTGGCCGGAGGTCGTTCCTGAGGTAG
- the SLC2A6 gene encoding solute carrier family 2, facilitated glucose transporter member 6 isoform X3, whose translation MNGNSSSLRNLKRKDAVKSCSGSKPKFMEQSSSKGGNWWCLLMEGTSSSCFFLPFPWAAPASAPSAAAAAPPQPRTAMERSDREPLVRKTSSSYHTFPESTARRLDREYLRSLHNKRLYLAVFAAVLGNFSFGFALVYPSPVIPALEAHPNPALRLDQHTAPWFGSVFTLGAAAGGLSTMLLNDCLGRKLSIMFSALPSALGYALLAGAQGLWMLLLGRLLTGYAGGVTSASIPVYISEISHPGVRGMLGACPQIMAVLGSLVLYALGLVLDWRWLAVAGEVPVLAMVLLLCFMPNSPRFLLSQGKEDEALGSLCWLRGEDTDYAREYEQIKDSVRKQSRRVSCAELKDPFLYKPILIAAGMRFLQQLSGVTCILVYLQPIFKKTSVILKPEYDAALVGLVRLSSVAIAAVSMDKAGRKILLFVSGYAMGWGPITWLLMSEILPLKARGVASGLCVVVSWLTAFTLTQFFLPAVNAFGLEVPFLFFAVISAGNILFTGCCVPETKGRSLEQIEAFFRTGRRSFLR comes from the exons ATGAATGGAAATTCAAGTTCCTTAAGGAATTTGAAGAGGAAGGATGCTGTGAAATCATGTAGTGGAAGCAAGCCCAAATTCATGGAGCAAAGTTCAAGCAAGGGAGGAAACTGGTGGTGTCTGCTGATGGAGGGGACCAGCTCCAG CTGCttcttcctccccttcccctgggcagccccagcaTCCGCCCCGAGcgcagcagcagcggcaccgCCACAGCCGCGCACGGCCATGGAGCGCAGCGACCGCGAGCCCCTCGTGAGGAAAACGAGCTCTTCGTACCACACCTTCCCCGAGAGCACTGCCAGGAGGCTCGACAGGGAGTACCTGAG GAGCCTCCACAACAAGCGGCTCTACCTGGCTGTGTTTGCCGCTGTCCTGGGCAACTTCAGCTTCGGCTTCGCCCTGGTTTATCCCTCCCCCGtcatccctgccctggaggCTCATCCCAACCCTGCGCTGAGGCTGGACCAGCACACAGCGCCCTGGTTCGGG TCGGTGTTCACGctgggagcggcggcgggcgggctcAGCACGATGCTGCTCAACGACTGCCTGGGCCGCAAGCTGAGCATCATGTTCTCGGCTCTGCCCTCGGCACTGGGATACGCGCTGCTGGCCGGAGCCCAGGGCctctggatgctgctgctgggccgGCTGCTGACGGGCTACGCCGGCGGAGTGACCTCCGCCTCCATCCCG GTTTACATCTCGGAGATCTCCCACCCGGGGGTCAGGGGGATGCTGGGTGCCTGTCCCCAGatcatggcagtgctgggctcccTCGTCCTGTACGCACTGG GGCTGGTCCTGGACTGGCGCTGGCTGGCCGTGGCCGGGGAGGTGCCGGTGCTTGCCATGgtcctcctgctctgcttcatGCCCAACTCGCCCCGGTTCCTGCTCTCCCAGGGGAAGGAGGACGAGGCCCTGGGCTCCCTGTGCTGGCTGCGGGGTGAGGACACAGATTATGCCCGGGAGTACGAGCAGATCAAGGACAGCGTGAGGAAGCAG AGCCGTCGGGTTTCCTGTGCTGAGCTCAAGGACCCCTTCCTTTACAAGCCCATCCTGATCGCTGCGGGAATGAggttcctgcagcagctctcggGGGTCACCTGCATCCTCGTGTACCTGCAGCCAATATTCAAGAAAACATCGGTCATCCTG AAACCAGAGTACGACGCAGCTCTGGTTGGCCTGGTGCGTCTGTCCTCGGTGGCCATCGCTGCTGTGTCGATGGATAAAGCTGGGAGGAAGATCCTCCTTTTCGTATCAG GTTATGCCATGGGCTGGGGCCCCATCACTTGGCTGCTGATGTCGGAGATCCTCCCTCTCAAAGCCCGTGGGGTGGCCTCGGGCCTCTGTGTGGTTGTGAGCTGGCTGACAGCCTTCACCCTGACCCAGTTCTTCCTCCCAGCCGTG AATGCCTTCGGCCTCGAGGTGCCCTTCCTGTTCTTCGCTGTCATCAGTGCTGGGAACATCTTATTCACaggctgctgtgtccctgaaaCCAAAGGCAGGTCCCTGGAGCAGATTGAGGCCTTTTTCAGGACTGGCCGGAGGTCGTTCCTGAGGTAG
- the SLC2A6 gene encoding solute carrier family 2, facilitated glucose transporter member 6 isoform X5, which yields MERSDREPLVRKTSSSYHTFPESTARRLDREYLRSLHNKRLYLAVFAAVLGNFSFGFALVYPSPVIPALEAHPNPALRLDQHTAPWFGSVFTLGAAAGGLSTMLLNDCLGRKLSIMFSALPSALGYALLAGAQGLWMLLLGRLLTGYAGGVTSASIPVYISEISHPGVRGMLGACPQIMAVLGSLVLYALGLVLDWRWLAVAGEVPVLAMVLLLCFMPNSPRFLLSQGKEDEALGSLCWLRGEDTDYAREYEQIKDSVRKQSRRVSCAELKDPFLYKPILIAAGMRFLQQLSGVTCILVYLQPIFKKTSVILKPEYDAALVGLVRLSSVAIAAVSMDKAGRKILLFVSAGVMLVSNLTMGLYIHFVPASHNGTVANTTLVSSANLPAEPTNYITLIPLLATMFFIMGYAMGWGPITWLLMSEILPLKARGVASGLCVVVSWLTAFTLTQFFLPAVNAFGLEVPFLFFAVISAGNILFTGCCVPETKGRSLEQIEAFFRTGRRSFLR from the exons ATGGAGCGCAGCGACCGCGAGCCCCTCGTGAGGAAAACGAGCTCTTCGTACCACACCTTCCCCGAGAGCACTGCCAGGAGGCTCGACAGGGAGTACCTGAG GAGCCTCCACAACAAGCGGCTCTACCTGGCTGTGTTTGCCGCTGTCCTGGGCAACTTCAGCTTCGGCTTCGCCCTGGTTTATCCCTCCCCCGtcatccctgccctggaggCTCATCCCAACCCTGCGCTGAGGCTGGACCAGCACACAGCGCCCTGGTTCGGG TCGGTGTTCACGctgggagcggcggcgggcgggctcAGCACGATGCTGCTCAACGACTGCCTGGGCCGCAAGCTGAGCATCATGTTCTCGGCTCTGCCCTCGGCACTGGGATACGCGCTGCTGGCCGGAGCCCAGGGCctctggatgctgctgctgggccgGCTGCTGACGGGCTACGCCGGCGGAGTGACCTCCGCCTCCATCCCG GTTTACATCTCGGAGATCTCCCACCCGGGGGTCAGGGGGATGCTGGGTGCCTGTCCCCAGatcatggcagtgctgggctcccTCGTCCTGTACGCACTGG GGCTGGTCCTGGACTGGCGCTGGCTGGCCGTGGCCGGGGAGGTGCCGGTGCTTGCCATGgtcctcctgctctgcttcatGCCCAACTCGCCCCGGTTCCTGCTCTCCCAGGGGAAGGAGGACGAGGCCCTGGGCTCCCTGTGCTGGCTGCGGGGTGAGGACACAGATTATGCCCGGGAGTACGAGCAGATCAAGGACAGCGTGAGGAAGCAG AGCCGTCGGGTTTCCTGTGCTGAGCTCAAGGACCCCTTCCTTTACAAGCCCATCCTGATCGCTGCGGGAATGAggttcctgcagcagctctcggGGGTCACCTGCATCCTCGTGTACCTGCAGCCAATATTCAAGAAAACATCGGTCATCCTG AAACCAGAGTACGACGCAGCTCTGGTTGGCCTGGTGCGTCTGTCCTCGGTGGCCATCGCTGCTGTGTCGATGGATAAAGCTGGGAGGAAGATCCTCCTTTTCGTATCAG CTGGTGTCATGTTGGTCTCCAACCTGACCATGGGGCTCTACATCCACTTCGTGCCAGCTTCTCACAATGGCACCGTGGCCAACACGACCCTGGTGAGCTCTGCCAACCTCCCTGCTGAGCCGACAAACTACATCACCCTCATCCCCCTCCTGGCAACCATGTTCTTCATCATGG GTTATGCCATGGGCTGGGGCCCCATCACTTGGCTGCTGATGTCGGAGATCCTCCCTCTCAAAGCCCGTGGGGTGGCCTCGGGCCTCTGTGTGGTTGTGAGCTGGCTGACAGCCTTCACCCTGACCCAGTTCTTCCTCCCAGCCGTG AATGCCTTCGGCCTCGAGGTGCCCTTCCTGTTCTTCGCTGTCATCAGTGCTGGGAACATCTTATTCACaggctgctgtgtccctgaaaCCAAAGGCAGGTCCCTGGAGCAGATTGAGGCCTTTTTCAGGACTGGCCGGAGGTCGTTCCTGAGGTAG
- the SLC2A6 gene encoding solute carrier family 2, facilitated glucose transporter member 6 isoform X4 encodes MNGNSSSLRNLKRKDAVKSCSGSKPKFMEQSSSKGGNWWCLLMEGTSSSCFFLPFPWAAPASAPSAAAAAPPQPRTAMERSDREPLVRKTSSSYHTFPESTARRLDREYLRSLHNKRLYLAVFAAVLGNFSFGFALVYPSPVIPALEAHPNPALRLDQHTAPWFGSVFTLGAAAGGLSTMLLNDCLGRKLSIMFSALPSALGYALLAGAQGLWMLLLGRLLTGYAGGVTSASIPVYISEISHPGVRGMLGACPQIMAVLGSLVLYALGLVLDWRWLAVAGEVPVLAMVLLLCFMPNSPRFLLSQGKEDEALGSLCWLRGEDTDYAREYEQIKDSVRKQSRRVSCAELKDPFLYKPILIAAGMRFLQQLSGVTCILVYLQPIFKKTSVILKPEYDAALVGLVRLSSVAIAAVSMDKAGRKILLFVSAGVMLVSNLTMGLYIHFVPASHNGTVANTTLVSSANLPAEPTNYITLIPLLATMFFIMECLRPRGALPVLRCHQCWEHLIHRLLCP; translated from the exons ATGAATGGAAATTCAAGTTCCTTAAGGAATTTGAAGAGGAAGGATGCTGTGAAATCATGTAGTGGAAGCAAGCCCAAATTCATGGAGCAAAGTTCAAGCAAGGGAGGAAACTGGTGGTGTCTGCTGATGGAGGGGACCAGCTCCAG CTGCttcttcctccccttcccctgggcagccccagcaTCCGCCCCGAGcgcagcagcagcggcaccgCCACAGCCGCGCACGGCCATGGAGCGCAGCGACCGCGAGCCCCTCGTGAGGAAAACGAGCTCTTCGTACCACACCTTCCCCGAGAGCACTGCCAGGAGGCTCGACAGGGAGTACCTGAG GAGCCTCCACAACAAGCGGCTCTACCTGGCTGTGTTTGCCGCTGTCCTGGGCAACTTCAGCTTCGGCTTCGCCCTGGTTTATCCCTCCCCCGtcatccctgccctggaggCTCATCCCAACCCTGCGCTGAGGCTGGACCAGCACACAGCGCCCTGGTTCGGG TCGGTGTTCACGctgggagcggcggcgggcgggctcAGCACGATGCTGCTCAACGACTGCCTGGGCCGCAAGCTGAGCATCATGTTCTCGGCTCTGCCCTCGGCACTGGGATACGCGCTGCTGGCCGGAGCCCAGGGCctctggatgctgctgctgggccgGCTGCTGACGGGCTACGCCGGCGGAGTGACCTCCGCCTCCATCCCG GTTTACATCTCGGAGATCTCCCACCCGGGGGTCAGGGGGATGCTGGGTGCCTGTCCCCAGatcatggcagtgctgggctcccTCGTCCTGTACGCACTGG GGCTGGTCCTGGACTGGCGCTGGCTGGCCGTGGCCGGGGAGGTGCCGGTGCTTGCCATGgtcctcctgctctgcttcatGCCCAACTCGCCCCGGTTCCTGCTCTCCCAGGGGAAGGAGGACGAGGCCCTGGGCTCCCTGTGCTGGCTGCGGGGTGAGGACACAGATTATGCCCGGGAGTACGAGCAGATCAAGGACAGCGTGAGGAAGCAG AGCCGTCGGGTTTCCTGTGCTGAGCTCAAGGACCCCTTCCTTTACAAGCCCATCCTGATCGCTGCGGGAATGAggttcctgcagcagctctcggGGGTCACCTGCATCCTCGTGTACCTGCAGCCAATATTCAAGAAAACATCGGTCATCCTG AAACCAGAGTACGACGCAGCTCTGGTTGGCCTGGTGCGTCTGTCCTCGGTGGCCATCGCTGCTGTGTCGATGGATAAAGCTGGGAGGAAGATCCTCCTTTTCGTATCAG CTGGTGTCATGTTGGTCTCCAACCTGACCATGGGGCTCTACATCCACTTCGTGCCAGCTTCTCACAATGGCACCGTGGCCAACACGACCCTGGTGAGCTCTGCCAACCTCCCTGCTGAGCCGACAAACTACATCACCCTCATCCCCCTCCTGGCAACCATGTTCTTCATCATGG AATGCCTTCGGCCTCGAGGTGCCCTTCCTGTTCTTCGCTGTCATCAGTGCTGGGAACATCTTATTCACaggctgctgtgtccctga